In Achromobacter xylosoxidans A8, a single window of DNA contains:
- a CDS encoding carboxymuconolactone decarboxylase family protein produces MARLPYADLTHPEAKPLVDRIVAERGSVLHLYQMLLHSPAVAGGWLNYLTSIRQLSTLPGDLRELVIMRVAVINGAPYEADQHAPIALKEGVSQAQLDALDAWESSDLFDQREKAVLAYTDAMTRQVQVPEAVFQAARAAMGSEKLIVELTATVAAYNMVSRFLEALQVHSHDHR; encoded by the coding sequence ATGGCCCGTCTGCCCTATGCCGACCTGACCCATCCCGAAGCCAAGCCGCTGGTCGACCGCATCGTCGCCGAGCGCGGCAGCGTGCTGCACCTGTACCAGATGCTGCTGCACAGCCCCGCCGTGGCGGGCGGCTGGCTCAACTATCTGACTTCGATCCGCCAGCTCAGCACCTTGCCGGGCGACCTGCGGGAACTGGTGATCATGCGCGTGGCGGTCATCAACGGCGCGCCTTACGAGGCCGACCAGCATGCGCCGATCGCGCTGAAGGAAGGCGTGTCGCAGGCGCAACTGGACGCACTGGATGCTTGGGAAAGCTCGGACCTGTTCGACCAACGCGAAAAGGCCGTGCTGGCTTACACCGACGCCATGACGCGGCAGGTACAGGTGCCCGAGGCCGTATTCCAGGCCGCCCGGGCGGCGATGGGTTCGGAAAAACTCATCGTGGAACTGACTGCGACGGTAGCGGCCTACAACATGGTGTCGCGCTTCCTGGAAGCGTTGCAGGTGCATTCGCACGATCACCGCTGA
- a CDS encoding ABC transporter permease — translation MPKLIKPGSASLRFWQLLLLVIILLVWHFASRDPKVAFFFGEPLKVWGRIWAWFVTNADIYTHLGVTLTETVLAFFIGTIAGLAFGLWLGLSPGASAILDPYIKAANSMPRVILAPIFGMWFGLGIWSKVALAVTLVFFIVFFNVYQGVREVSPTLLDNARMLGARRRQLLRHVYLPSATSWVFSSLHTSVGLAFVGAVVGEYLGSASGVGYLILQAEGTFDVNTVFAGIIVLTAFALVLDAVVGIGEKRLMKWQPRSGETEKI, via the coding sequence ATGCCCAAGCTGATCAAACCCGGTTCGGCCAGCCTGCGCTTCTGGCAGTTGCTGCTGCTCGTCATCATTTTGCTGGTCTGGCATTTCGCCTCGCGCGATCCCAAGGTGGCCTTCTTCTTCGGCGAACCGCTGAAGGTGTGGGGCCGCATCTGGGCCTGGTTCGTCACCAATGCGGACATCTATACCCACCTGGGCGTGACGCTGACCGAGACCGTGCTGGCCTTCTTCATCGGCACCATTGCCGGGCTGGCCTTTGGCCTGTGGCTGGGCCTGTCGCCGGGCGCCAGCGCAATCCTCGATCCCTACATCAAGGCCGCCAACTCGATGCCGCGCGTCATCCTGGCGCCCATCTTCGGCATGTGGTTCGGCCTGGGCATCTGGTCCAAGGTGGCGCTGGCTGTGACGCTGGTGTTCTTCATCGTGTTCTTCAACGTCTACCAGGGCGTGCGCGAAGTCAGCCCCACCTTGCTCGACAATGCTCGCATGCTGGGCGCGCGCCGGCGCCAGCTGCTGCGGCACGTGTACTTGCCGTCGGCCACCAGTTGGGTGTTCTCCAGCCTGCATACTTCGGTGGGCCTGGCTTTCGTGGGCGCGGTGGTGGGCGAGTACCTGGGCTCGGCCAGCGGCGTGGGCTACTTGATTCTGCAGGCCGAAGGCACCTTCGATGTGAACACCGTGTTCGCGGGCATCATCGTGCTGACGGCGTTCGCGCTGGTGCTGGACGCCGTCGTCGGCATAGGTGAGAAACGCCTGATGAAATGGCAGCCCCGGTCCGGCGAAACCGAAAAAATCTGA